The following are encoded together in the Oncorhynchus clarkii lewisi isolate Uvic-CL-2024 chromosome 25, UVic_Ocla_1.0, whole genome shotgun sequence genome:
- the LOC139384031 gene encoding MARCKS-related protein 1-A-like, translating to MGAQLSKGGVAVEGKAVADPAVAKTNGQENGHVKTNGDVSAKPDGDAAAVDGNGIAEPAKQGEMGAGDAIEAAPAAEGDAVKAEGEAAKDAKKKKKFSLKNSFKFKGISLRKTKKNIEEGKEAASPTAEDKPEENGHAAKETKEETPATEPVADAKEEATLAPESEAAAAEEAPPAEEAPAEEAATPAEVTTPAASEAEPKAE from the exons ATGGGAGCTCAGTTGTCCAAGGGTGGAGTAGCTGTTGAGGGGAAAGCGGTCGCCGACCCGGCTGTCGCTAAAACAAATGGCCAG GAGAACGGCCATGTTAAAACCAATGGAGATGTCTCTGCCAAGCCTGATGGGGATGCAGCTGCCGTAGACGGGAATGGCATAGCCGAGCCAGCCAAACAGGGTGAGATGGGTGCTGGCGATGCCATCGAGGCCGCCCCTGCTGCTGAAGGAGATGCGGTCAAGGCCGAAGGGGAGGCCGCAAAGGAtgccaagaagaagaagaaattcTCCCTGAAGAACTCCTTCAAGTTCAAGGGCATCTCGCTGAGGAAGACCAAGAAGAATATTGAGGAGGGCAAGGAGGCCGCCTCCCCCACGGCGGAGGACAAGCCAGAGGAGAATGGCCACGCAGCCAAGGAGACCAAAGAGGAGACGCCGGCTACCGAGCCTGTGGCAGACGCCAAGGAGGAGGCCACTCTGGCCCCAGAAAGCGAGGCCGCAGCAGCAGAGGAAGCCCCTCCAGCAGAGGAAGCCCCCGCCGAGGAGGCTGCCACCCCTGCAGAGGTCACGACTCCCGCAGCATCCGAGGCTGAGCCCAAGGCAGAGTGA